ATTGCTCCTACTTTATCTTTCCATTCAGTTGTTTTTATAGCAGACCCTCCTACTAAAACTACTGTTACCGGTTTTTTCAATTTTGAAATTTCCTGAATAAATAATTCCTGATTTCCGGGCAAACTCAATGAGGAGCGATCCTGAAATTCGCCTTCATGAATCCCGGCAGCAACTATAATATAGTCTGCATTCTGAGCAAGGTTTACAGCTTCCTGATACTCTTTCTGGTACTTATGAAGTCCATAGTTCCAGATCAGTTCAAGGTTTGCTTCACCCCTGTTTTCATGAAACTCAATTGTAATGTCGTATTTTTTCCCTTTTACAAAATCTACATCAACCATTTTGGTAGAATAGCTTAGTTTTTCCCATTGGTCAATAGCTAATTTTCCATCAAGGTATAATCTGAATCCATCATTTCCCCGCAATCCTAATTGATATTTTCCTGAATCCGGTGCTTCCAGTTTTCCTGTCCAGCGGATGCTGTAATGATCCGGTTGAAGTTTTTCAGGATCCGGTGAATATAGAGTCCATTTAAAATTTAACTGTCCATCCTGTTTTTCAAACGCAGGATTTCCTTTTAAATCGGTATTAGGGAAATAGATCCCTTTTAACCCTTTTTTGTTTTCGGAAGATAAATATTCATTGGATATTGTGTTAAAATCCTTTACATTCCAATCAATTCCTTTTGAATAAATGACTTCAATGTTTTTATCTCTGATATAATTTTTAATCCCATCTACAATATTTACTTTTTTGTTTCCCGGCCCGGAATAACCGCCTAATCTGGCATCAACAGCATCTGTTCCTACCACCAGAATTTTTTTTACATTTCCGGGAACAGGAAGGGTCTGGTTATTGTTCTGAAGCAAAACAAAAGATTCTGCAGCTGTTTTTTCTGCCAAAGGCTTGTGATTAAGATTTTTTAATTCTTTAATTTCTCTGAGTGAAACGTAAGGGTTTTCAAATAATCCAAGCTCAAACTTCGCTCTCAACACTCTTGAAACAGCATCGTCAATTCTTTCTTTTGAGATTCTTCCATCCAAAAACGGAGGAATAAAGAGCTCATAATGTTTGTATTCTGTCTGAAAAATTACATCCAGCCCCGCACTGATCGCCTGCGCAGAAGCATCATCATAATCTTTTGCTGTAAAATGCAAGACATTTGCACCTCCTACCGCACTTGCATCACTGATGACAAAGCCTTTGAAATCCCAGTCCTTTTTTAACTTTTCTGTTAACAGCCAACGATTTGCGGTTGAAGGCCTTCCATCAAGCAAATTATAAGAGGTCATTACTGACCGGCTTTTTCCTTTTGTAAAAGCATTGTTAAAAGGTATTAAATGGGTTTCCTCAAGATATCTTTTACTCCAATGAATTGGGTATGAATCTCTTCCGCCTTCTCCTACATTAGCCAGAAAGTGTTTTGGAGTAGTTATAATTCCCATATTTTCAAATGAACTAACGAAACTGACTCCCATTACTGAGGTCAGAAAGGGATCTTCACCGTAAGTTTCCTCTGTCCTACCCCATCTCACATCACTCGCCAGGTTCACCACAGGTGTCAGAATCTGACGGATTCCTCTCAATTTGGATTCTTTTGCAATCGCTGTTGAGACTTTGGTCATCAACTCCGGGTTGAAAGTGGCTGCCAAACCGATTGCCTGGGGAAAAGCAGTTGCTCCTTCTCTCACCAGTCCGTGTAAGGCTTCATCAAAGGGAATAATCGGAATTCCTAATCTTGATTCTTCCACGAAATATTTCTGAATAGCATTGATTTTTTTCACCAATTTTTCTGCATCTTCATTGGCGTTATATTTCAATAATTGCCCTGCTGCTCCACCTCCTTGGTTTCCTGCGCTCACCTGAAACCCAAAAATCCCATGAGAATATTGTTCCTTCGGGACGTTATCTAAATCTCCGGGAATCATAAAACACTGCCAGAATTTTTCTTCAGGTGTCATTCTCTTCAACAGATCCTGAACTCTTGCTTCAATGGGTTGTTTTGGGTCTTTATACAAAGATTTTTGGGCAGAAATAATCACCACATTCAACAATAATGCTACTCCTGTAAGTTTAAAACGAAATAGTCTCATTATTGTACGATTTGAATTACGGTTGCATATTTCAGATTTTTTCTTTCTTCAGGTAATTTGATTTCAAGTGTATTTCCTGCAGTTTTTTTCCATTGAATTTTGGAAGAAAGACCTAATATTTTTAAAGATTTTGGCTCAAAATTTTCCGGGATGGAAAAGGTAAGTGCTGCCGGAGCCTTATATTCTGACTGCTCATCAAGATGAAATACATTTACTGTATGATGGTCCTTACTTTGGGTATAATAGTAGTTTCCTTCGTGATAGGGTGCAATACTTCTGGTTGCAAAAACCGCAGACTTATTTTTCTCCATCCACCCGGAAATCTGCTGTAATCTTTCATAGACTATTGGATCATAATCACCATTCGGTCCCGGGGCAATATTCATGAGGTAATTTCCGCCTCTTGAAATGATTTTGACCAAGGTTTCAATGATCTTCTGGGAGGTTTTATAATTGTCATTTGGAACATAGGAAAAGGAGTCTCCCATTGTGATACAGCTTTCCCAAGGGATGGAAAGAGCATGTTCCGGAACTGCCTGTTCTGGGGTAACATAGTTTTCCCATTTGCCGGGAACAGTGCGGTCTACAATGATAATTCCCGGCTGATTTTTTCTGGCCATCATTCCTATTTTATCCATATCAATGTCCTGCTCTACTTTGATGGTGCGCTGCCATTCTACTTTCTGATCTATGGTGTGAAAAGGACGTACCCATCCTCCATCTAACCAAAGAATATCAATTTTTCCATAATTGGAAGTGATCTCGTTCAGCTGATTGAAGGTGAATTTTTTAAAATTCTCCCATCTTTCCGGATATTTCTTCGGATCATAATTTACATTTCTGTCTTTCGGCGGAAAGTAAGACCACCAGTAATCATCAGAATGCCAGTCTGGTTTTGAAAAGTAAGCTCCAATTTTAAATCCTTCTTTTCTGAAAGTGTTGAAAATTTCTTTCGTTACATCTGATTTTGGATGTTTTGAGAAGGGTGTCTTAGAAGAAGTGATTTTATAGTCTGTCTGCTGGGTATCAAACATCGCAAAGCCATCATGATGCTTAGTGGTAAAAACCACATATTTCATTCCGGCTTTTTTTACTGCATCTGCCCATTTTTGAGGATTAAACTGTGTTGGATTGAAAGTTGTCTGAAGATTTTCATAATTTTTCACATATTCGCCATAAGATTTTCCGTGTTCAGGCTTTCTCTGTGTCCAAGATTCATCTTCGGGGCATAAGCTCCAGCTTTCAACAATTCCCCACTGGCTGTAGGTTCCCCAATGCATAAACAGCCCGAATTTCATATCCTGCCATTGGTCCAGATTCTGAACAATAAGAGGGTCTGTGGGTTTCTGATATCCGTCAGATACATTATGAGCCTGTGAAAATACTAATGAACTAATTAAAAAAGATGAAAGGAAAAAGGGTTTTATTTTGGGTATAACCAGCATATGGAATAGTTTTCCGCTAATTTAATTATCCTTTGGGAAATCCGCAAACATTAGGATTCCAAGAGATTAAGAATAGCTTCATCAAATCCGGGATATGAAAACTGAAATCCTTCTTTTATGAGCCTTTCAGGATAAACATTCCGGCTTTTTAAGAGTAATTCGGTTTCTGTATTCAGAAACATAGACGCAATTTCCAACTGCCAGACAGGAGCATTGAGTCCAAAAGGTATTTTCAATTCTTTTCTTAATTTTTTCATCACATTTTCATTGGAAATCGGCGCCGGAGCGGTTATATTGATTGGTCCTGACATATTCTCATGTTGAATAACCCAATCCACTGCTTTACAAAAATCATGGATATGAATCCAGCTTACCATTTGATTCCCACGTCCCTGTTTTCCTCCTAAGCCCAATTTTGTAACCATTTTCAGTTTTGGAAAGGCACCTCCATTATTTCCAAGAACAATTGATGTGCGGAGGGCGGCTTTTCGTATTCCTTCATTTTGAACCGCAAAGAATTCTTTCTCCCAGCTTTTACATATATTCATGGAAAAATCAT
The window above is part of the Chryseobacterium sp. MA9 genome. Proteins encoded here:
- a CDS encoding beta-glucosidase is translated as MRLFRFKLTGVALLLNVVIISAQKSLYKDPKQPIEARVQDLLKRMTPEEKFWQCFMIPGDLDNVPKEQYSHGIFGFQVSAGNQGGGAAGQLLKYNANEDAEKLVKKINAIQKYFVEESRLGIPIIPFDEALHGLVREGATAFPQAIGLAATFNPELMTKVSTAIAKESKLRGIRQILTPVVNLASDVRWGRTEETYGEDPFLTSVMGVSFVSSFENMGIITTPKHFLANVGEGGRDSYPIHWSKRYLEETHLIPFNNAFTKGKSRSVMTSYNLLDGRPSTANRWLLTEKLKKDWDFKGFVISDASAVGGANVLHFTAKDYDDASAQAISAGLDVIFQTEYKHYELFIPPFLDGRISKERIDDAVSRVLRAKFELGLFENPYVSLREIKELKNLNHKPLAEKTAAESFVLLQNNNQTLPVPGNVKKILVVGTDAVDARLGGYSGPGNKKVNIVDGIKNYIRDKNIEVIYSKGIDWNVKDFNTISNEYLSSENKKGLKGIYFPNTDLKGNPAFEKQDGQLNFKWTLYSPDPEKLQPDHYSIRWTGKLEAPDSGKYQLGLRGNDGFRLYLDGKLAIDQWEKLSYSTKMVDVDFVKGKKYDITIEFHENRGEANLELIWNYGLHKYQKEYQEAVNLAQNADYIIVAAGIHEGEFQDRSSLSLPGNQELFIQEISKLKKPVTVVLVGGSAIKTTEWKDKVGAILDIWYPGEEGGNAVAKTLFGVENPSGKLPITFPVEEGQLPLTYNHHPTGRGNDYHDLSGEPLYPFGFGLSYTTFEISGLQLNKTRYSENETIIAKVNIKNTGSKAGSEVVQLYVKDLLATVSRPVIELKGFQKVELQPGESKSVTIEVPIKQLQFLNEKMEWVVEKGIYRIMVGNSSKNLPLKQNIEVL
- a CDS encoding alpha-L-fucosidase, encoding MLVIPKIKPFFLSSFLISSLVFSQAHNVSDGYQKPTDPLIVQNLDQWQDMKFGLFMHWGTYSQWGIVESWSLCPEDESWTQRKPEHGKSYGEYVKNYENLQTTFNPTQFNPQKWADAVKKAGMKYVVFTTKHHDGFAMFDTQQTDYKITSSKTPFSKHPKSDVTKEIFNTFRKEGFKIGAYFSKPDWHSDDYWWSYFPPKDRNVNYDPKKYPERWENFKKFTFNQLNEITSNYGKIDILWLDGGWVRPFHTIDQKVEWQRTIKVEQDIDMDKIGMMARKNQPGIIIVDRTVPGKWENYVTPEQAVPEHALSIPWESCITMGDSFSYVPNDNYKTSQKIIETLVKIISRGGNYLMNIAPGPNGDYDPIVYERLQQISGWMEKNKSAVFATRSIAPYHEGNYYYTQSKDHHTVNVFHLDEQSEYKAPAALTFSIPENFEPKSLKILGLSSKIQWKKTAGNTLEIKLPEERKNLKYATVIQIVQ
- a CDS encoding TIGR01777 family oxidoreductase, which encodes MKIIIAGGTGFLGENLEKYFTEKGNKVYILTRNPKRKNDIYWNAQTVGEWKSSLEKADVLINLTGKSVDCRYHEKNKKEIYSSRIDSTRILQRAVDQCSEKPKIWLNASSATIYVHSEKHLNTEENGIIGDDFSMNICKSWEKEFFAVQNEGIRKAALRTSIVLGNNGGAFPKLKMVTKLGLGGKQGRGNQMVSWIHIHDFCKAVDWVIQHENMSGPINITAPAPISNENVMKKLRKELKIPFGLNAPVWQLEIASMFLNTETELLLKSRNVYPERLIKEGFQFSYPGFDEAILNLLES